The following is a genomic window from Rhizobium sp. 11515TR.
CGCGCCCATGGTTGACATCGCCATCGGCGTCGATATTGGCGGCACGAATATTCGTGCCGCCCTCATCTCCGTTCAAGGCGAGATCCTTGCCAAGCTGTCGGAAAGAACCCCGACCGATCCCCTGTTGGCATTGGAGCGCGTCATTGCGATGGCGCGCTCGCTCGACACTCCCGAAGTTTTGGGGATCGGTGTCGGCATACCGGGGCGGGTCGACGTCGACAGTCGCGAGATCCTGTCTGGCGGCATCCTCAACCTCTCCGGCCTCAATTTCGTAAAGCGGCTCGAGACAGCGCTGCAAAAATCTGTTGTCATCGAGAATGATTGCAGCATGGCGTTGATCGCCGAAATGCGGATCGGCGGAGCTAAAGGTTATCAGAACGTCGCGATGCTGACGATCGGGACGGGCATTGGCGGCGCTGTCGCCCATGCCGGGCGCATCTACCACGGACACAGGGCGGCCGGACAACTCGGCCATATTTGTGTATCGCAGGATGGCCCGCCCTGCCCTTGCGGCAGACGCGGCTGTGTCGAAACCTTCAGTTCGGGAACCGCTTTGCGCCGACACATCGCTGAAGCGGGATTGTCGGTCGTGACAATCAAAGAGGTGTTCAGCATGGCTGCCGAGGGAGATGATGCGGCTGTGCGCGTCTTGCGCCAATGGGCAGTCCCTTTACGAGCGGCACTAGATAATATCGCAGCGACGATGGATCCCGAAGTCATCCTGCTTGGTGGCGGGCTCGGCTGCGACGCGGCGCGTGCGCTTGCAGACTTGCCGGCGGCAGCGCCTTGGTTCTGCCCCGCAATATTGCCGGCCAAACTCGCCGATGACGCCGGCGTGATCGGCGCGGGCCTGTCGATTTTCACTGCCGACGTGCCGTCACAGGAAAAGCGGGCACGGGGAAAGCGTGTCATCCTGGTCAACGGCGTGCCGGCTTCCGGCAAAAGCCGCCTTGCCAAGGCTTTGTCCGATCGAACCGGTTGGCCGGTCCTGTCCCTCGATGGCATCAAGGATCCGTTCCTGCAACATATCGGACCAGTCGATCGCGACTTCAACCGGACTTTGGGAAAAGCGAGCTACCAGGCGATGTGGTCCGTTATCGCGGACGCACCGGCCGGCTCGACCTTCATCATCGACGCCTGGTTCGGCTTCCAGCCGAAGGCGCAGCTCGAAAACTATATCGATGCTGCGAAGATCGAGCATGTTGCGGAGTTGTGGTGCAAGGTGCCTGGAACGGTCGCGGGTGAGCGTTATGCCAGCCGACTGAAGGAGCGATTGCCTGGGCATCCGGGCGCCGAATATGTGCCGGAACTGATAACGCTGGCGGATCGGGCCGAGCCTATGGGCTGCGGTGCAGTCATGACCGTCGACCAGACCAAAGAACCAGACATGGAGGTAATCCTGGCTTGGGTTTGGCAGGTATTTGACCGCCAATAATGTCAGTCGCCGTCCGGGCAGACGGCATAAATGCGAAATAATCCTGAACCGTCGTGCGACGCTATGTCCCCGGCGGCCGCCGGCATCGCACGCATGGCGAAATTGTGTAGTTCTGTCAATAAGATAAAGGAAATTCTTTGCAGAAAAAAATTACTTGACGTGCCGCAGTAACCCACTGATTATCGCGTTGCCGGACAGGGGAGGTTCGGCTTCAAGAGGAGGAAAATTATGGAGCGCCGCTCATTTCTCAAGGCTTCGGCCGTGGCATCGCTCGCTACCGGTGTTGCCGCTATTGCCGGTACCACCAAAGCTGCAGACAAGAAATTTACGATTGCCCTTATTCCGGGCCTGACGACCGACGCCTTCTACATCACCATGCGCAAAGGTGCCGAGGCAGCAGCCAAGGCCGTCGGTGCGACGCTGGTGTTCCAGGGCGGCCCCGATTTCAACCCGGTGACGCAGGTTCCGGTTCTTGATGCGGTCATCGCCAAGAAGCCCGATGCGATCCTCATCGCACCGACCGACAAGGATCAGCTGATTCAGCCGCTGAAAAAGGCCAATGACGCCGGCATCCCGATCATCACTGTCGATACCTTCATCGGCGCCGGTGTCTACCAGACCGGTAAGGGCGATGCCGATTTCCCGCTATCCTATATCGCGTCGGACAACCTGCTCGGTGGTGCGATTGCTGCGCGCGCACTGGCCAAGGCCGTTGGCGAGAAGGGCAAGGTCTATGTTTCCAACGTCAAGCCCGGCGTCTCGACCACCGATCAGCGCGAGCAGGGTTTCAAGGAGGAAATGAAGAAGTACCCGAACATCACCGTTCTCGAGACCCAGTATAACGACGATGACGCCAACAAGGCAGCTTCGCAGCTGCAGGCCGTCTTCGCACGCAACTCCGATCTCGATGGTGTCTTCGGGGCCAATCTGTTCTCCGCGCTCGGTGCCGCAAACGGCGTGCAGCAGGCCGGCCAGACGGGCAAGATCCGCGTGGTCGCCTTCGATGCGCCGACGTCTATCGTCGACAACATCAATTCCGGCCTCGTCGATCTGGCGATTGCGCAGCATCCGGCCGAAATCGGCTATTTCGGTGTGATGGCAGCCTATGCGCACCTGACCGGCAATTCGATCCCGACGGCGATCGGCACCGGCTTCACGGTCATCGACAAATCGAACGTGACGGACAAGAACGTCGCGAAGTTCATCTACTCCGATTGATGCGGAGATAGTATGTGCCTCGCCGATCGGCGAGGCACATTATCCAACGATGATAGAGCGAGCGGCGCCGTGATCTTCGCGCCTTCAACGCTTCAGTTTGGACCAGTCCATGACAATCGACAATGCAGAGGTCCGCAAGGCGGATCATCACGTGGCGCCGCAGGCGGACCATGGCGACCAGGCAAAAACCATCCTAAACCGCATCGCGCAATTGCGCGCATGGCTCTTTCTTGCCGCGCTTATCGTGACCTTCGAGATCTGGGCGCGGATCGATTTTGGCGGCACGTTCGTCGGCTCGAGCTTCAACTGGCAGTCCGTCGCGATCTTCGCGGTGGCGCCGCTGCTGCTGGCGATCGGACAGACCTTCGTCATCATTTCCGGCGGCATCGATCTATCGACCGGCTTTATCATGGGTCTCGCGGCCGTCGTCGCGGCACATATTGCCAATATTGCCGGGCTTTACATGCCACTGCCGGTCGCGATGGTATTCGGCATTCTCGTTGCCATGCTGGCCGCCGCCGTCCCCGGTTTCATAAATGGTCTCCTGATCTCCCGTCTCAAGGTTCCGCCATTCATCGGCACGCTTGGCATGTTCGGCGTCGCCCGCGGCACGGCTTTCCTGATTGCCGGCGGCACCACCGTGCCGGTCAAGAATTCTTACTTCGCCGAACTCGGCAACGGGCGGTTCTACGGCGTCCCCTATCTCGTCATCGTCACGCTCGTTTTCGTGGTCATCACGCATTATCTGCTGAGCCAGACACGTTTCGGCCAGCACAACTACGCCATAGGCGCCAATGCTCAGGCCGCCCGCCGCGCCGGCATCGACATCAAGTCCCATCTGCTGCGGCTCTATATTCTCTCGGCCGTCTGCGCCGGGTTGGGCGGTGCGCTCTATGCAGCCCGTTTCACAGCGGGCGCGGCTCAGGCGGGCGAACCCCTGCTGCTTGACAGCGTGGCTGCCGTCGTCATCGGCGGTGCGAGCCTATTCGGCGGCTCCGGCACGATCATCGGCACCGTTGCCGGCGCTCTCGTTATCGCCGTCATCCAATACGGTCTCGTTTTCATGAACGTGGAACCGTTCTGGCAATTCATCGCGGTCGGCATCGTCATCATCATTTCGGTGCTCATCGACCAGGCGCAGCGCAGGTTCAGCGGAGCAAAACAGGATGAATAGTGCAACTCCCCTCCTCGAGGTCCGCAATCTCTCGCGTTATTTCGGCGCGGTGCGTGCCCTCGACAATTGCTCCATGGTCGTCCGGCCCGGTGAAGTCGTAGCACTTGCGGGCGATAACGGCGCCGGCAAGACGACGATGATCAAGGCGATCTCCGGCGTCTATCCACCGACCGCCGGTGAAATCCTGATCGAAGGCAAGCCCGTCACCTTCTCATCGCCGCAGGATGCGCGAGAGAAAGGCATCGAGACGATCTACCAGGACCTTGCGCTTGCCGACAACCTGACGATCGGCTCCAACATCTTCCTTGGGCGCGAACCGATGAAAAAGCTATTCGGTTTTCTGCCGGTTCTCGACCGGAAGGCTATGGCGGAAGCGGCGCGCAAGACGATGGCGGAGCTCGATTTCCATGTGAAGCGGCTCGATGCGCCGGTCAGCAACTTTTCCGGCGGCCAGCGGCAGGCCGTCGCGATCGGACGTGCGGTTTACTGGAATGCCCGCATCCTCGTCATGGACGAGCCGACCGCTGCACTCGGTGTGCCCGAACAGCGCAAGGTCGTGGCCCTCATCAAGTCGCTGAAGGCGCAGGGACGCGGTGTTATCTTCATCTCGCACAATCTGCAGGATATTTTCGCCGTCTCCGACCGCATCGTCGTCCTGCGTCGAGGGATTGTCGCCGGTGAGCGTAACATCGCCGACACCAATCATGAGGAAGTCGTGAGGCTCATGATCGGCGGCTGATCCGCTACCGAACCGGCGTCGGTTCAAAACATGGTGATAGCGATAACGTCTCATCGCTATCACCCTGTTTGTTTGCGTCAAGTCCTTGGACGGCCGCTTGCTGTTTCTGGCGCTCCTCTCCGCACCGGATATGACTTGCAATGAGATAGCGGTGTTCTTCAATCGATATGACTATTGCTGGCCATGTGCTGTGCTATGCGTGGTATCTACGAAGTCCGACGACAAATATCGACTGGAAAGACATTCCGGCGAAGATCGCGGGAAACCGGGCGCACGTCGCGGAGGCAGGCAGATATGAACAAGACGAATAATATCGTATCCTTCACCGGCGCGTCCCCGACGGTGAGCGATATTACCGCAATCGCGCGCCGTAGCGCATGGATCGAGGTTTCGCCTGACGTCGAAAACAAAATTGCCGCTGCCCGCGCTGTCGTTGAACGCTACCTGGCGGCCGATCGACCTGTTTATGGTTTGACCACAGCCTTAGGCGCCGGGGTCGATACCCGGCTCGCCACTGATGACCTGATCGCCTTTCAATTGCGCGTGCCACAGGCCCGCGCAGTCGGGGTCGGGCCGGCGCTGCCACGCGAAACCGTCAGAGCGATGATGGCCGCCCGCATCGCTGGCATGACGGCCGGCGGCTCCGGCGTATCGCTCCCAGTTTTCGCCGGTCTCGTTGCCGCACTGAATGCGGGCTTTCATCCGGTGGTTCCTTCGCTCGGTTCGATCGGTGCCGCCGATCTTGCGCCCTTGGCGCATATGGGACGCGCTTTGCTGGGGGATGGCGAGGCAGAACTCGATGGCGCGATCATGCCGGCGCGGGATGCCCTATCAAAGGCTGACCTAGCACCTTTGCCGATTGCGCCGAAGGATGGCCACGTGCTTGTGGTCGCCAACAGCCTTTCGGTTGGCAAGGCCTGCCTCTGCATCGAGGATATCGAGCGGCTGTTTGATTGGTCGCTTGCGGCAGTTGCGTTGAACTTCGAGGCTTTCCGGGCAAACGTCTCTGCCTTTGATGACCGGGCGCTGGCGGCCAGGCCAGCCTTCGGCCAGCGCGAGGTGGCGGCGAGACTTCGCGAGCTGCTTTCCGGGAGCTCTCTTTTTGTCGACGGTGCGGCACGGCGTCTGCAGGATCCTCTAAGCTATCGCTGTACCCCACAGGTCTGGGGCGCCCTACTCCACGCGGTCGGTGAAGCGCGCGCAGCAACCGAGATCGAGCTTGCCAGCTCCGGTGACAATCCCGTCGTGCTCGCCGACGAGGGACTTATCCTGTCTCACGGCAATTTCGACATGACGGCCTTCGTTCTCGCATGGGAGCGGCTCGGCCAGGCCATCGCTCATTGTGCGGCGGCGACCGCCTATAGAACGATGAAAATCATGTCTCCGGGCATGTCGGAGTTGCCGCGTTTCCTGACCCCGCTCGGGCAGAGCAGAACGGGTTTTGCCACCGTGCAGAAAACGGTCTCGGCGCTTGAAGCCGAGATACGCCATCTGGCCAATCCCGTGTCGCTCATGCCGATCCCGGTCGCGGATGGTATCGAGGATCAGGCGTCGATGGCACCAAGTGTCCTCGCGAAGATTGAAGCGATGATCGAGCGAATGCGTTATCTCGTGGCGATCGAACTTGTCGCGTCGGCCCAGGCAGTCGAGCTGCGCAGCGTGGCGGGCGAGCTCGGCAGCGGGACGCTGGGCGCCTATCGACAGGTGCGCCAGCTGGTGGCACCGCTCGAGGAAGACCGTGCGCAAGGACCTGATTTTCAGAGAGTGATGGAATTTATCGCAGAGACCGCGGCGAAAGCCGGTGACATGCCTGGAGAACGGTAATGCAGGAAATCTGGATCGACTATCTCAATGCCATCGACGCCAAGGCGCTGGCACTTTCCAACGACGAAATACTCGACGCCGTGACCAAGGCACTCGATGCGCAGGGGCGCGGCGAAACGGTCATCGAGCCTCGCGTTCATCTCGTGCCCGAGAGTTCCGACAAGGGTCATTTCAGCGTGCTGCGCGGCTATGTGAAGCCTCTCGACTATGCCGGCGTCAAGGTCGTCGGCGATTTCTTCGACAACTATAAGCAGGGCCTGCCCTCGGAACTGGCGGTTCTCAATCTCTTCGATCCGCGCACCGGCGTACCGAAGGCGATCATCGATGCGACTGCCATCACCGACATGCGAACCGGTGCGGTCACCGCTATCGGCGCGCGCCATCTCGCCCGCAAGAACAGCAAGATCCTTGGCCATATCGGCGCGCGCGGCACTTCCTACTGGAACGTGCGATTGCTCGATCACCTCTTCGACTTCGATGAGATCCGCGTGCATTCGCGCCGTCCGGAAAGCCGCGACGCCTTCGCCGCACGACTGGAAAAGGATCTCGGCAAGAAGATCATCGTGACGGACAATTGGGAGGATTGCCTGAAAGGCGCCGATATCATGATCGAGGCGAGCCGACTGCCGGAACCGACGCCTCTGTTCAAGACCGCCTGGGTCAAGAAAGGCGCCTTCGTCGTGCCTTACGGCACGATGAGCGCGCTCGAATTCGACCTGACCGACATCATGGACAAGGTGGTCGTCGATGACTGGGGACAATGCGGACCGGGGCGTCCCTTCGGTGCCCTTCGCCGTCATGTCGACGAGGGCAAGGTGACGGCGGAGACGCTGCATGCCGAGATCGGCCAGATCGTGTGCGGCGTCAAGCCGGGCCGCGAAAGCGATGACGAGACCATCCTCTTCTGGCATCGCGGGCTCAGCACCACCGACGTCGCGCTCGGTGCAGCCATGGTCGAAAAGGCGAAGCGCATGAATATCGGCCAACGACTTCGGTTTGCGTGACGCGCCATGACGACTTCCAGTGCTATCGCCTGCTCACGAATGTACAATCTGAGCCCGAAAATATCCGGTCTCTGGGATGAGCTCTTTCATTGGCTTGCCGACCGGTCAGGCGTTGAGCTGGAAATCATTGCGCATGCGGCTCCGGCACCTCTGTCCGACCTATGGGGACGCCCGGATATGGGCGCCGTTTTCATGTGCGGCTTTCCGTTCTCCCGGCTATCGCCGGCGGAGCGCCCGCAGCCGCTGGCTGCGCCCGTTTCTCTAGCGGACTGGGCAAACGGTCAGCCAGTCTATGCGAGCCATATCGTCGCTGCTCAAGGCAAGTCGCTCACAGAGGCGGATCTTGCAACCGTGCGCTGGGGCTGGACGGTGCGGGACTCTCAGTCCGGCTATAATGCGCCGAGGGAGTTCTTTGCCACGCTTGCAAATAGACCCGCAGCGGCGCAGATCGTCGGCCCGCTTCTCAATCCGCGCGGCGTAGTCGACGCCATTCGTTCAGATACGATAGATGTCGGCGCCATTGACGCCTATGCCTTTCAGCTGATGGCAATGCACGAGCCGGACATGGTCGCGCCATTGCGCATCGTGGCCACCACGAAGCCGGCCCCCTTCCCCTTGCTGGTAGCCGCAAGGCAGCAATCGCCTAATGTTGTCAATGCGCTACGCACCGTTCTTGTCGGGGCGCATCGAGATCCGGAAGGGAGCGATATCCTCGCATCGCTAGGCCTCAGCGCCTTTGCCGAACCGGATATTGCCGCCTATGACCAGCTTCCCATACGAGCGCGGGCGATCGATGCAGCGCTCGGAACATGGTGAAGTTCGAACGCGCGCATCGATAGCAGAGCCTATTATGAGTTGACGGTCTGTTTCAGCAATTGCTCTGCCGCCAGGCCCAGGCATTCCTCGAAGGCCGTCAGATCGAGAAAGAGCTGCTCCGGCGCGACCTGGCGTGTGACGATGATGCCGCCGCGTGCCGCAATGCCGCCGTCGAGCATCAGATTGTCGGCCATGTCGAAGTTTTCCAGCGCCATGCCATCGGGGCCGCGGTGGCGCCCGTCCTCACCGAGATGAACGTCGCCGCCATAGAGCCTGCTCACGCGCTCGAAATGGTTATCGGTGCAGTTGGAAAAAGCAAAGGCCGGGCAGCCGCGGGCGCACATGAAGCCGAGTTCGAAAGCGGTACCAATATCGGCCGCTATGCCACGAAACGGCGTCAGATTGGCGATGATGAGATCGGCGCTTGTCATCAGTTTTTCATTGATGGCGCTGATAGCAAGGCCACGCTGGCGGCGTGTCTCGGTTTCAGGCACGACCAAGTCTCCCGGAGAAACGGGCGTGAAGCCGTAGCTGCGTGCCATTGCGATCTTGCGATCGAGTATCTCCCTTGCGTTTGGAAGGAAAACTTCCGGACCTGCCAGATATGCTCTCAATGCCTTACCTCTTTGACCGAATATTGCACTGCGGGAGTTGCGGAACCATATGAAGCCTATGGCCGATTCAGGGCTCTTCTGCCATACCCGGCACATAATTTACGAAGTCGCGAACTAAAAGTGATTGCCGTTCCCGGTCACTGGCGAGACGCGTATAGTTCTATTCGGATCGAATAGCGCTCACGATCCAGGACGGATGACGGAACCTGTGGGGTATAGAACATGCAATCTTCCATTGAGGCCGTTGCCGCCTCCACTCAGGACGACCAGGGCAATTGGCCGACAAAACAAAGCAAGATCCTCGATTGGCTTATGAATGATGTCCGCGATCAGCGGTTTATCGACAATATCCTCGTGGAACTCTGCGAGAAAATGCGGGCAATCGGAGTTCCGGTCGCAAGAGCGACGATGCATTTCCGAACGCTGCATCCGCAATGGCTGGGGGCGAGAATTCTTTGGCGCACAGGCATGAAGGAGGCCGATATCGCGACCTTCAGCTATGGGGTCGAGAATACGCCGCAGTTTCTGGCAAGCCCTATCAACGAGATCTTCAATGGCGCGACCGAAGTCCGGAAAAATCTCGAAGTCTGTGAGAAGTCGGAGCTGAAATACCCATTATACAAAGAGATGCAGGCGGAAGGCCTGACCGACTATATCGCCTGGCCGATCTACCATACGCTTGGCAAGCGCCACATCGTGACCTTTGCCTCGGACGCTCCCGGCGGCTTTACCGAACAGCACATCACCTTCTTGAAGGACCTGCTGCCGGCCCTGACAATGGTGACCGAAATCCGGTTGAAGAACATCATGGCCCGCACGCTCCTGCGCACCTATGTCGGACCGCATGCCAGCGAAAAGATCCTGGCTGGCGCCACGACGCGCGGCAGCGGCACCACCGTCGGTGCAGCGATCCTCATTTGCGATTTGCGTGATTTTACGACCATCTCGGATATGTGGCCGCGTGACGATGTCATCGAGCTGCTAAACGGCTATTTCGACGCGATGGTCGACCCGATCGAAAAACATGGCGGCGAGATCCTTAAATTCATGGGCGACGGCCTGTTGGCCATTTTCCCGTTGAGCGATCCGAATGCCTGTCACAATCTGCTTCTTGCCATCAGCGAGGCGCAGGCAAGCGTTGCCGCACTCAATGAGGAAAACCGAAAGCATGGCCGTGAAATTCTGCGCTATGGTGTCGGCGTGCATGTCGGTGACGTAATGTATGGCAATATCGGCTCACGCACTCGCCTTGATTTCACGGTCATCGGTCCGGCCGTCAATATCGCCTCGCGGTTGGAGTCCTTGACCAAGGAGGTCAAGCGGCCGGTACTTCTGTCTAAGGCCTTTGTCGACATGGCCGGCTGCAGGCGGGATATGGAAAGCCTCGGCTCCTTCCCTCTCAAGGGACTTGGAGAGCCGGTCGATGTATTCGCTTTTGCTGCCAAGGAAGTCTTGGCTCAACATGGTTGACGAGTAGGCAGGGCCGGCTTGCCCTGCAAATCCTCGATTTTGTACGGCGCGATTCAGTCGGTTGCAAAACGTGAAATGGCCAAAGGGTGCCGTGGGGGAAGGACTTCCCTATATTGTGAAGTGGATCATGACGATAGCCGCCTTATTTTTGGGATCGTTCTGCGCGTACGAACGTTAATAAGAGTTGATTCTATCGGCTCGATCACGAGGGTGCCTGCCACCCATAATACTCTGACAAGGAGAAAACAGATGAGAAAAATCCTGACCCTGGCGTTTTCAGCGGCCTCGTTGATCGTTGCGGGCACCGCTGCGGCGCGCGCAGCCGACATGCCGGCGACCTATAGCGAGGAGCCGGATGACCGCAACGGCGTGAAAATCGGCTATCTCGAATGCGATATCGGCGGCGGCGTCGGCTACGTCCTCGGCTCTGCCAAGGAAATGGATTGCACCTTCCATTCGACGGTCGGGCATTCGCGTCGTGTCGATCATTATACTGGCGCGATCCGCAAGATGGGCGTCGATCTCGGCTTTACAACTCGCAGCCGGCTCGTTTGGCTCGTCTTCGCGCCGACAGCTGGCTACCATCGTGGTTCTCTGAGCGGCCTCTACCAGGGGGCGACCGTTGAAGCGACGGTAGGTGCCGGCGTGGGTACGAACATCCTTGTCGGTGGCACCGCCGGCTCCATCCACCTTCAGACCGTGAGCGTTACGGGTCAGCTCGGCTTGAACGTTGCGGCTACCGGTACGTCGGTCACGCTGACGTCGGTCGATTAAGTGTTTCGCTTAAAGTCTTGACCATTAATATGGCCGCTCCTGCCTGGCGCTGGAGCGGCCTTTTCTTTGGAGCGGCGACACCCAGCTTCGCAGACGGGCGCCTTCCGCTCAAAATCGGTTTATCCATGTACCCTCGCGGCGCTATAACTATGTAAACCCTAGAGATTCTTCGGAGCCAGATTCATGACCGATACCGTCACCGATCGCTTTCTTCGTTACGTTGTTGTCGATACGCAATCGGATCCGGCTTCGGCCACGCAGCCCTCCACCGCGAAGCAGAAGAATCTTGGCCGCATTCTCGCCGAGGAATTGCTGGCGATCGGCCTTGGCGATGCACACCTGGATGAACATGGCTACGTCTATGCCACCATTCCATCGAATGTCGACAAGCCGGTTCCCGTTATCTGCTTCTGTTCCCATATGGACACAGCGCCCGATTTTACCGGTACGAACGTCAAGCCGCAGATCGTGCGCGACTATTCCGGCGGTGATATTCGCCTCACCGGCGATCCACACCAGGTCATTCGCGTTGACGAGCACCCTGCCCTAAAAGATCAGATCGGCAACGACATCATCACGTCGGACGGGACGACGCTGCTTGGAGCCGATGACAAGGCTGGCCTCGCCGAAATCGTCGCGGCCGCCAAATATCTCGTCGACCATCCCGATATCCGCCACGGTACCATCAAGCTTCTGTTCACGACGGACGAAGAGATCGGGCGTGGTGTCGACAAGGTGGATTTGAAGAAGCTGGGAGCGCAATTTGCCTATACGGTCGATGGCGAAACGGCGGGATATATAGAAGACGAGACTTTCTCGGCCGACAGTGTCGAGGTTGTCATCCATGGCGTCGCCATCCATCCAGGCTTCGCCAAAGGAAAAATGGAAAATGCCATCAGGATTGCCGGCGCGATCATCGATAGGCTGCCGAAGAACATAGCTCCAGAGACGACGGACGGTCGCGACGGCTTCATCCACCCTACCGGCATTAGCGGCTCGATGGAGAAGGCTTCACTCAGCTTCATCATCCGCGATTTCGACGAGCAAGGCCTTATCGACAAGGAGACTATGCTGGAGGCGATCGTCAAGGATGTCATGAAAGCCTATCCCGGCTCCTCGCACACCTTCACCGTTCGGCATCAGTATCGCAACATGAAGACGATTCTCGATCACCATCCGGAAATCGTCGAAAATGCTGTCGAGGCCATCCGGCGTGCCGGCATGACGCCAGTGCGCGGCAGCATTCGTGGCGGCACGGACGGTTCCAGGCTTTCCTTCATGGGGCTGCCCTGCGCCAATCTCTTTGCCGGCGGGCATGCCTTTCATTCGCCGCTGGAATGGGTAAGCCGGCAGGATATGGAACGAGCCGTAAAGACCCTTGTAGAGTTGGCCAAGGTGTGGGCGGAACGCTCCTGAAAGCTTTCGAGAATAAGCCTCGTTCATTCTATAAAAGCCTAGTAACCCTGTCGCGAAATAGGTCACTTTGGCCTGTTCGGAACCAATCTCCTTGTCATTATGCAAGCCATCCGTGAATTTTTATATTGAAGCATTACTAATTTAGATTATTCTGTAATGTAGTCTTGGGAGGAAAGGAGAATAGACGAGCCCCTTCATTCCAACTCTACAGTGCGCGCGCTCCGGCAATCAGAAACAGGCTGTCACAAAGTCTAGCTGAAACGGAGTTTAGTCATGAGAGTACAATATTCGCGGATGGCAATCGCTGCATCCGCTCTTCTTCTATTGGCCTCGGCAAGTTATGCAGAGCCCGGCGGCGGGACGGATCACGGCGGCAGCCGGTCCGGCGGACTGGGCGCGGGTGTTGGCGTATCGGTCGGCGGTATCAACGCTGGTTTGGGCGCCGGGCTCGGCTCCAATGGGCTTAATGCCGGCGTCGGAGCTTCCGTCGGCGGCACGAATGGCGTCAATGCCGGAGCGGGTGCCTCCGTATCCGGAACGAGTGGTGTCAATGCGGGCGTCGGCGCATCGGTTGGTGGCTCCAGCGGAGTGAATGCCGGCGTGGGCGCATCGGCCAACAGCAA
Proteins encoded in this region:
- a CDS encoding ornithine cyclodeaminase family protein, whose protein sequence is MQEIWIDYLNAIDAKALALSNDEILDAVTKALDAQGRGETVIEPRVHLVPESSDKGHFSVLRGYVKPLDYAGVKVVGDFFDNYKQGLPSELAVLNLFDPRTGVPKAIIDATAITDMRTGAVTAIGARHLARKNSKILGHIGARGTSYWNVRLLDHLFDFDEIRVHSRRPESRDAFAARLEKDLGKKIIVTDNWEDCLKGADIMIEASRLPEPTPLFKTAWVKKGAFVVPYGTMSALEFDLTDIMDKVVVDDWGQCGPGRPFGALRRHVDEGKVTAETLHAEIGQIVCGVKPGRESDDETILFWHRGLSTTDVALGAAMVEKAKRMNIGQRLRFA
- a CDS encoding HAL/PAL/TAL family ammonia-lyase, producing MNKTNNIVSFTGASPTVSDITAIARRSAWIEVSPDVENKIAAARAVVERYLAADRPVYGLTTALGAGVDTRLATDDLIAFQLRVPQARAVGVGPALPRETVRAMMAARIAGMTAGGSGVSLPVFAGLVAALNAGFHPVVPSLGSIGAADLAPLAHMGRALLGDGEAELDGAIMPARDALSKADLAPLPIAPKDGHVLVVANSLSVGKACLCIEDIERLFDWSLAAVALNFEAFRANVSAFDDRALAARPAFGQREVAARLRELLSGSSLFVDGAARRLQDPLSYRCTPQVWGALLHAVGEARAATEIELASSGDNPVVLADEGLILSHGNFDMTAFVLAWERLGQAIAHCAAATAYRTMKIMSPGMSELPRFLTPLGQSRTGFATVQKTVSALEAEIRHLANPVSLMPIPVADGIEDQASMAPSVLAKIEAMIERMRYLVAIELVASAQAVELRSVAGELGSGTLGAYRQVRQLVAPLEEDRAQGPDFQRVMEFIAETAAKAGDMPGER
- a CDS encoding ROK family protein — encoded protein: MVDIAIGVDIGGTNIRAALISVQGEILAKLSERTPTDPLLALERVIAMARSLDTPEVLGIGVGIPGRVDVDSREILSGGILNLSGLNFVKRLETALQKSVVIENDCSMALIAEMRIGGAKGYQNVAMLTIGTGIGGAVAHAGRIYHGHRAAGQLGHICVSQDGPPCPCGRRGCVETFSSGTALRRHIAEAGLSVVTIKEVFSMAAEGDDAAVRVLRQWAVPLRAALDNIAATMDPEVILLGGGLGCDAARALADLPAAAPWFCPAILPAKLADDAGVIGAGLSIFTADVPSQEKRARGKRVILVNGVPASGKSRLAKALSDRTGWPVLSLDGIKDPFLQHIGPVDRDFNRTLGKASYQAMWSVIADAPAGSTFIIDAWFGFQPKAQLENYIDAAKIEHVAELWCKVPGTVAGERYASRLKERLPGHPGAEYVPELITLADRAEPMGCGAVMTVDQTKEPDMEVILAWVWQVFDRQ
- a CDS encoding ATP-binding cassette domain-containing protein; the encoded protein is MNSATPLLEVRNLSRYFGAVRALDNCSMVVRPGEVVALAGDNGAGKTTMIKAISGVYPPTAGEILIEGKPVTFSSPQDAREKGIETIYQDLALADNLTIGSNIFLGREPMKKLFGFLPVLDRKAMAEAARKTMAELDFHVKRLDAPVSNFSGGQRQAVAIGRAVYWNARILVMDEPTAALGVPEQRKVVALIKSLKAQGRGVIFISHNLQDIFAVSDRIVVLRRGIVAGERNIADTNHEEVVRLMIGG
- a CDS encoding substrate-binding domain-containing protein; amino-acid sequence: MERRSFLKASAVASLATGVAAIAGTTKAADKKFTIALIPGLTTDAFYITMRKGAEAAAKAVGATLVFQGGPDFNPVTQVPVLDAVIAKKPDAILIAPTDKDQLIQPLKKANDAGIPIITVDTFIGAGVYQTGKGDADFPLSYIASDNLLGGAIAARALAKAVGEKGKVYVSNVKPGVSTTDQREQGFKEEMKKYPNITVLETQYNDDDANKAASQLQAVFARNSDLDGVFGANLFSALGAANGVQQAGQTGKIRVVAFDAPTSIVDNINSGLVDLAIAQHPAEIGYFGVMAAYAHLTGNSIPTAIGTGFTVIDKSNVTDKNVAKFIYSD
- a CDS encoding ABC transporter permease subunit encodes the protein MTIDNAEVRKADHHVAPQADHGDQAKTILNRIAQLRAWLFLAALIVTFEIWARIDFGGTFVGSSFNWQSVAIFAVAPLLLAIGQTFVIISGGIDLSTGFIMGLAAVVAAHIANIAGLYMPLPVAMVFGILVAMLAAAVPGFINGLLISRLKVPPFIGTLGMFGVARGTAFLIAGGTTVPVKNSYFAELGNGRFYGVPYLVIVTLVFVVITHYLLSQTRFGQHNYAIGANAQAARRAGIDIKSHLLRLYILSAVCAGLGGALYAARFTAGAAQAGEPLLLDSVAAVVIGGASLFGGSGTIIGTVAGALVIAVIQYGLVFMNVEPFWQFIAVGIVIIISVLIDQAQRRFSGAKQDE
- a CDS encoding phosphate/phosphite/phosphonate ABC transporter substrate-binding protein, with translation MTTSSAIACSRMYNLSPKISGLWDELFHWLADRSGVELEIIAHAAPAPLSDLWGRPDMGAVFMCGFPFSRLSPAERPQPLAAPVSLADWANGQPVYASHIVAAQGKSLTEADLATVRWGWTVRDSQSGYNAPREFFATLANRPAAAQIVGPLLNPRGVVDAIRSDTIDVGAIDAYAFQLMAMHEPDMVAPLRIVATTKPAPFPLLVAARQQSPNVVNALRTVLVGAHRDPEGSDILASLGLSAFAEPDIAAYDQLPIRARAIDAALGTW